Proteins from a single region of Hermetia illucens chromosome 3, iHerIll2.2.curated.20191125, whole genome shotgun sequence:
- the LOC119652847 gene encoding uncharacterized protein LOC119652847: MVSILKKTSKLIGFVIIVLFANLCQSQDVGFPERGDEEESKQNAAKRKPIYIPGRCRENELLYPGDQLDDWICDCSPGHLFHPATDKCYSAYRKGPCSEGSYLILPKDKAIPECQINPCERDGTVRVRNECYSLGQPGPCPFPELSNVLGVNTTTLELACVSLSVVLNTRFDDDDDKTQTPAPTPADINLDEAPLCAKGCKRYINGTCPTVDEVTTTSKPLIHNRIITTLKSNL; the protein is encoded by the exons ATGGTTTctattttgaagaaaacttcAAAACTAATTGGGTTCGTGATTATAGTATTATTTGCAAACCTGTGTCAATCACAAGATGTAGGTTTTCCAGAACGCGGAGatgaggaagagagtaaacAAAATGCTGCA AAACGGAAGCCCATCTACATACCAGGAAGATGTCGCGAAAATGAACTTCTATATCCGGGTGATCAGCTCGACGATTGGATCTGCGATTGTTCGCCAG GTCATCTATTTCACCCTGCCACTGATAAATGCTACTCAGCATATAGAAAGGGACCCTGTTCCGAAGGAAGCTACCTGATTTTACCGAAAGATAAAGCCATCCCTGAATGCCAGATCAACCCATGTGAACGCGACGGAACCGTGCGTGTTCGGAACGAATGTTACTCATTAGGTCAACCGGGACCATGCCCATTTCCCGAACTATCAAATGTACTGGGCGTGAATACAACTACATTAGAACTAGCATGTGTTAGCCTATCTGTTGTTTTAAACACccgatttgatgatgatgatgataaaacgcAAACACCAGCACCAACACCAGCTGATATCAATTTGGATGAAGCCCCTCTTTGCGCCAAGGGCTGCAAACGATATATAAATGGTACATGCCCAACCGTAGATGAGGTTACCACCACATCGAAACCACTGATCCATAATCGCATTATAACCACGCTGAAATCGAATCTTTAA